Proteins encoded in a region of the Muntiacus reevesi chromosome 21, mMunRee1.1, whole genome shotgun sequence genome:
- the KRTAP7-1 gene encoding keratin-associated protein 7-1, giving the protein MTRFFCCGSYFPGYPSYGTNFHRTFRATPLNCVVPLGSPLNYGYGCNGYSSLGYGFGGSNFSNLGCGYGGSFYRPWGSGSGFGYSTY; this is encoded by the coding sequence ATGACTCGTTTCTTCTGCTGTGGAAGCTACTTCCCAGGCTATCCTTCCTATGGGACCAATTTCCACAGGACCTTCAGAGCCACCCCCCTGAACTGCGTCGTGCCCCTTGGCTCTCCCCTGAATTATGGTTATGGATGCAATGGCTACAGCTCCCTGGGCTACGGTTTTGGTGGCAGCAACTTTAGCAACCTGGGCTGTGGCTATGGGGGCAGCTTTTATAGGCCatggggctctggctctggcttTGGCTACAGCACCTACTGA